A window of Theropithecus gelada isolate Dixy chromosome 14, Tgel_1.0, whole genome shotgun sequence contains these coding sequences:
- the AHNAK gene encoding neuroblast differentiation-associated protein AHNAK isoform X3, with product MEKEEETTRELLLPNWQGSGSHGLTIAQRDDGVFVQEVTQNSPAARTGVVKEGDQIVGATIYFDNLQSDEVTQLLNTMGHHTVGLKLHRKGDRSPEPGQTWTREVFSSRSSEVVLNTPQPSALECKDQNKQKEASSQAGAVSISTPNAGL from the exons atggagaaggaggaggagacaaCCCGGGAGCTGCTGCTGCCCAACTGGCAGGGTAGCGGCTCCCACGGGCTGACCATCGCCCAAAGGGATGACGGCGTCTTTGTGCAGGAAGTGACGCAGAACTCCCCTGCGGCCCGCACTGGGGTGGTCAAGGAGG GGGACCAGATTGTGGGTGCCACCATCTACTTTGACAACCTGCAGTCGGATGAGGTGACCCAGCTGCTGAACACCATGGGGCACCACACGGTGGGCCTGAAGCTGCACCGCAAGGGGGACCGCTCCCCCGAGCCTGGCCAGACCTGGACCCGTGAAGTCTTCAGCTCCCGCAGCTCTGAAGTGGTTCTG AACACACCACAGCCATCAGCACTGGAATGCAAAGACCAGAACAAACAGAAGGAAGCCAGCAGCCAAGCCGGGGCAGTTTCAATCTCCACCCCAAATGCAG